In the Flavobacterium pallidum genome, one interval contains:
- a CDS encoding MATE family efflux transporter: MTVSKHDLGTQSVRKLILGQAVPASVGILFMTVNLLIDTIFVGRWLGSLAIAALTVVTPIAFLISSLGLAIGVGGTSVISRAFGADDEKTARRAFAHQIMLTLLLSTALVACGLIFSEDMLRLFGAKGNILEPAKIFLYPILLAAPLQAFLTMGNSVMRAEDKAGRAMTTMIIASIANILLDIIFIKLLNWEIFGAALATAISFAMAFIYMLWCFIAEGKLRLRWTDFAPKWKMIGEITSLSGSTFARQGIISILSVLLNHTLFEHGGDHAVTVYGIVSKMLMFALFPVNGIVEGFLPIAGYNYGAKKFSRVKDAIAVSIKYACGVALIIYTGILIFASPIVSLFTTDNTVIADAPNALRWIFAASPVIAVQLIGAAYFQAAGKALKALLLTLSKQGFFLIPLILILPEFFGIFGVWFSFPIADVLSTTLTAIFLKKEINTGLK, encoded by the coding sequence ATGACCGTCAGCAAACACGATCTCGGGACACAAAGCGTCAGGAAACTGATCTTGGGACAGGCTGTGCCTGCATCTGTCGGGATTTTGTTTATGACAGTAAACCTGCTGATCGACACCATTTTTGTAGGAAGGTGGCTTGGATCCCTCGCCATAGCGGCCCTGACCGTCGTCACCCCGATCGCATTTTTAATTTCGTCGCTTGGATTGGCAATTGGTGTTGGCGGAACTTCCGTTATATCCAGGGCTTTTGGTGCCGACGACGAAAAAACCGCACGAAGGGCTTTTGCACATCAAATCATGTTGACTTTGCTGCTCTCAACAGCATTAGTGGCTTGCGGGCTTATTTTTAGCGAAGACATGCTCAGGCTTTTTGGTGCCAAAGGGAACATTTTAGAACCCGCCAAAATCTTCTTGTACCCAATCTTACTTGCCGCACCTTTACAGGCGTTCCTGACCATGGGCAATTCGGTAATGCGCGCCGAAGATAAAGCCGGCAGGGCAATGACCACAATGATCATTGCGTCCATAGCAAATATATTGCTCGACATCATTTTCATCAAGCTGTTAAACTGGGAGATTTTTGGGGCGGCACTGGCGACGGCCATTTCGTTTGCAATGGCGTTCATTTATATGCTCTGGTGTTTCATTGCCGAAGGAAAGCTGAGATTGCGTTGGACAGACTTTGCTCCAAAGTGGAAAATGATAGGCGAAATTACTTCGCTGAGCGGATCTACATTTGCCCGACAGGGTATCATCAGTATACTATCGGTATTGCTGAATCACACGCTTTTTGAACATGGCGGGGACCACGCTGTGACAGTATATGGAATCGTCAGCAAGATGCTGATGTTTGCGCTGTTTCCGGTAAATGGAATCGTGGAAGGGTTTCTCCCCATTGCAGGGTATAATTACGGAGCCAAGAAATTTTCGCGGGTTAAAGATGCCATTGCTGTTTCAATAAAATATGCCTGTGGGGTCGCTCTGATCATTTATACCGGGATTTTGATATTCGCATCACCCATAGTTTCATTATTTACAACCGACAACACCGTCATAGCCGATGCGCCAAATGCGCTGCGGTGGATTTTTGCGGCTTCACCGGTGATCGCTGTCCAACTTATCGGAGCGGCCTATTTCCAGGCTGCCGGTAAAGCCTTGAAAGCATTATTGCTGACATTGAGTAAACAGGGATTTTTCCTGATTCCGCTCATCCTGATTTTACCTGAATTTTTTGGTATTTTTGGCGTATGGTTCTCATTTCCGATTGCCGATGTGCTGTCCACCACGCTGACCGCAATTTTCCTGAAAAAAGAAATCAATACCGGACTTAAATAA
- the hemH gene encoding ferrochelatase has product MKGALLVNLGSPESPDAKDVKPYLDQFLMDKYVIDVPFLLRAFLVRGIILRKRPEKSAAAYKKIWWEEGSPLIVLSKRMFAKVEKQVQIPMSLAMRYGKPDILSGLQQLHDKGVTEVMLFPLYPQHAMASTVTILVLAEELRKKHFPDMKFTTVPAFYNKPDYIKNLGESMKKHLGNFEYDHLLFSYHGIPERHVRKTDVTKSHCKIDNQCCITPSPAHEFCYRHQCYETTRQVVEYLGIPEGKYSQTFQSRLAGDKWLEPYTDIEIDKMPEKGIKKLAVVTPAFVADCLETLEEIAMEANHQFKEHGGEEFLAIPCLNDDENWCATVADWVNQWAKS; this is encoded by the coding sequence TTGAAAGGAGCATTATTAGTAAACCTCGGCTCGCCAGAAAGCCCTGACGCCAAAGACGTAAAACCATACCTCGACCAGTTCTTAATGGACAAATACGTGATTGACGTGCCATTTTTATTGCGTGCGTTTTTAGTCCGTGGCATCATTTTAAGGAAAAGGCCGGAAAAATCTGCAGCGGCGTATAAAAAAATCTGGTGGGAAGAAGGTTCCCCATTGATTGTTTTATCAAAAAGGATGTTTGCCAAAGTGGAAAAACAGGTACAGATCCCGATGTCACTTGCGATGCGTTACGGAAAACCCGATATCTTATCAGGGTTACAGCAACTGCATGACAAAGGCGTGACAGAAGTGATGCTTTTTCCATTATATCCGCAGCACGCGATGGCATCGACGGTAACAATTCTGGTTCTGGCAGAAGAACTGCGTAAGAAGCATTTCCCAGACATGAAATTCACCACTGTTCCTGCATTTTACAACAAGCCGGATTACATTAAAAACCTGGGGGAATCGATGAAAAAACACCTCGGGAATTTCGAATATGACCATTTATTATTTTCCTATCATGGTATCCCCGAAAGGCATGTACGCAAGACCGATGTGACCAAATCGCATTGTAAGATTGACAATCAATGCTGTATCACGCCATCACCCGCGCATGAATTCTGTTACCGCCATCAATGTTACGAAACCACGAGGCAGGTTGTGGAATACCTTGGCATTCCGGAAGGAAAATACAGCCAGACGTTCCAGTCCAGGCTTGCCGGCGACAAATGGCTTGAACCTTATACCGATATTGAAATCGACAAAATGCCTGAAAAAGGGATTAAGAAATTGGCCGTCGTAACGCCTGCTTTCGTAGCCGATTGCCTGGAAACACTCGAAGAAATTGCCATGGAAGCCAACCACCAGTTTAAGGAACATGGCGGCGAGGAATTCCTTGCGATTCCGTGTTTGAATGATGATGAAAATTGGTGTGCAACGGTTGCTGACTGGGTAAATCAATGGGCAAAATCCTGA
- a CDS encoding AraC family transcriptional regulator translates to MGSLDEIKIEEDFVMLRLQNDGNDVFRAERQIHQGLIQFHFGIKGRAKFIFNQGNYGLDLNEEKALLLYNPQKELPLNLELAPHSWVISVIISIKKFHSLFSAEADYIPFLSQDNQDKKYYNESNISPSMAIVLSQLFHFNLNPSIKNLYYKGKGYELLSLYFNRSEDPDAEQCPFLIDEDNVMKIRKAKEIVIANMAEPPGLQELADQVGLNLKKLKTGFKQIYGDTVYGFLFDYKMDYARKLLDSGSYNVNEVGLKIGYSTGSHFISAFKKKFATTPKKYLMSMNPNT, encoded by the coding sequence ATGGGTTCATTGGATGAGATAAAAATTGAGGAAGATTTTGTAATGCTAAGATTACAGAACGACGGCAATGATGTTTTTCGCGCTGAAAGACAGATACATCAGGGATTGATACAGTTTCATTTCGGGATAAAAGGAAGGGCAAAATTTATTTTCAATCAGGGGAATTACGGCTTGGACCTGAATGAAGAAAAAGCACTTTTATTGTACAATCCGCAGAAGGAATTGCCATTGAATTTGGAACTGGCACCGCATTCGTGGGTCATTTCGGTCATTATTTCAATCAAGAAATTCCACTCGCTTTTTTCTGCGGAAGCGGATTATATTCCATTCTTAAGCCAGGATAATCAGGATAAGAAATATTATAATGAAAGCAATATCAGTCCGTCTATGGCGATTGTGTTGAGCCAGTTGTTTCATTTCAACCTGAATCCGTCGATTAAAAACCTGTATTATAAAGGAAAAGGTTATGAACTGCTGAGTCTTTATTTTAACCGAAGCGAAGACCCCGATGCAGAGCAATGCCCGTTTTTGATTGATGAAGATAATGTGATGAAAATCCGTAAGGCCAAAGAAATCGTGATTGCAAATATGGCTGAACCGCCCGGTTTACAGGAACTCGCGGATCAGGTGGGCTTAAACCTTAAGAAGCTGAAAACCGGCTTCAAGCAGATTTATGGTGACACGGTTTATGGCTTCTTGTTCGATTACAAAATGGATTATGCACGCAAACTGCTGGACAGCGGTTCATATAATGTGAACGAAGTCGGACTGAAGATTGGCTACAGCACCGGCAGCCATTTTATTTCGGCTTTTAAAAAGAAATTTGCCACGACACCGAAGAAATACCTGATGTCCATGAATCCCAACACATAA
- the hemA gene encoding glutamyl-tRNA reductase — translation MANSYISKSQYFYAVGVSYKKADAVARGKFSLDETAKTNLLEQAKSEGIESLLVTSTCNRTEIYGFAEHPYQLIKLICDHSKGTAEEFQKSGFVYKNQEAINHIFRVGTGLDSQILGDFEIISQLKTGFTESRKFGLINTFMDRLTNAVIQASKKIKNETEISSGATSVAFASVQYIIRNVEDISNKNILLFGAGKIGRNTCENLVKHTKNEHITLINRTKDKAEKLAGKLNLIVRDFSELHLELQKADVVVVATGAQNPTVDKAILNLKKPLLILDLSIPKNVNENVQELEGVTLIHMDHLAQMTDDTLENRKKHIPAAEAIIEEIKEEFVSWTKARKFAPTINALKEKLNAIKDSELDFQSKKIAGFNEEQAEIISARIIQKITTHFANHLKDDNTLVDESIEWIEKVFQIEASAK, via the coding sequence ATGGCTAATAGTTACATTTCGAAATCCCAATATTTTTACGCCGTCGGTGTGAGCTATAAAAAAGCGGATGCCGTTGCACGCGGGAAATTCAGTTTGGATGAAACGGCCAAAACCAACCTGCTTGAACAAGCCAAATCGGAAGGGATCGAAAGCCTGCTGGTTACTTCAACCTGCAACCGTACCGAGATTTATGGCTTCGCTGAACATCCATACCAATTGATTAAATTGATTTGCGACCATAGCAAAGGTACGGCCGAAGAATTTCAAAAATCCGGTTTTGTTTACAAAAACCAGGAAGCTATCAATCACATTTTTCGTGTAGGGACAGGCCTTGACAGCCAGATTTTAGGTGATTTCGAAATCATCAGCCAGTTGAAAACAGGTTTTACAGAATCACGCAAGTTTGGATTGATCAACACTTTCATGGACCGTCTGACGAATGCCGTTATCCAGGCCAGCAAAAAAATCAAGAATGAAACCGAAATCAGTTCAGGTGCCACGTCGGTTGCCTTTGCTTCGGTTCAATATATCATCCGAAATGTGGAAGACATCAGCAACAAGAATATCCTGTTGTTCGGTGCCGGAAAAATCGGAAGGAACACCTGTGAGAATTTGGTAAAACACACCAAAAACGAGCACATCACCCTCATCAACCGCACCAAAGATAAAGCTGAAAAACTGGCTGGAAAACTCAATCTGATTGTCCGCGATTTTTCAGAACTCCATCTGGAACTTCAAAAAGCAGACGTGGTCGTTGTGGCTACCGGCGCGCAAAACCCGACGGTTGACAAAGCTATTCTAAATCTGAAGAAACCATTGCTGATCCTTGACCTTTCGATTCCGAAAAATGTAAACGAAAACGTGCAGGAACTCGAAGGCGTGACTTTAATCCATATGGATCATCTGGCACAAATGACAGACGATACTTTGGAAAACAGGAAAAAACACATTCCGGCCGCCGAGGCGATTATCGAAGAAATCAAGGAAGAATTCGTGAGTTGGACAAAAGCACGCAAATTCGCGCCAACGATCAACGCGTTGAAAGAAAAGCTGAACGCGATAAAAGATTCTGAATTGGATTTCCAAAGCAAGAAAATCGCCGGTTTCAACGAAGAACAGGCCGAAATCATAAGCGCACGCATCATCCAGAAAATTACGACGCATTTCGCAAATCACCTCAAGGACGACAATACCTTGGTCGATGAAAGCATTGAGTGGATTGAAAAAGTGTTCCAGATTGAAGCATCCGCAAAATGA
- the hemC gene encoding hydroxymethylbilane synthase, with translation MNKTIRIGTRDSELALWQAHTVEKKLNDLGYTTEIIAVKSAGDIILDKPLYELGITGIFTKTLDIAMINGQVDIAVHSMKDVPTALPKGIVQAAVLERANEKDILVYKGSDDFYHENATIATGSLRRQALWLNRFPHHTTVDLRGNVNTRLQKLQDNNWNGAIFAAAGLERLNLKPENHIDLDWMIPAPAQGAMVVVSMQNDDYCTQAVAKLNHFHTEICTKIERDFLKKLEGGCTAPIGALAEIIVNDIRFTGVLCSLDGKEKINIEKTIAIDHYHDFGSECAVEILENGGEKVMDKIRKDLNK, from the coding sequence ATGAATAAAACTATCCGGATCGGGACACGCGACAGCGAACTGGCTTTATGGCAGGCGCATACGGTTGAAAAAAAACTCAACGATTTAGGTTATACAACTGAAATAATTGCCGTAAAATCTGCCGGTGATATCATCCTCGACAAACCGCTTTACGAATTAGGAATTACCGGAATTTTTACCAAAACACTCGACATTGCCATGATTAATGGCCAGGTTGATATTGCAGTACATTCCATGAAAGATGTCCCGACGGCTTTGCCAAAAGGCATTGTACAGGCTGCGGTTCTGGAACGGGCGAATGAAAAAGACATCCTGGTTTACAAAGGTTCCGATGATTTTTATCACGAAAACGCCACTATTGCTACCGGAAGCCTGCGCCGACAGGCATTGTGGCTGAATCGTTTCCCGCATCATACAACGGTTGATTTACGCGGAAATGTAAATACGCGACTTCAGAAATTACAGGACAACAATTGGAACGGTGCCATTTTTGCTGCGGCAGGCCTGGAACGCCTGAACCTGAAGCCTGAAAACCATATTGATTTGGACTGGATGATTCCGGCTCCGGCACAGGGCGCGATGGTGGTCGTAAGCATGCAAAATGACGATTATTGTACTCAAGCCGTTGCAAAACTGAATCATTTCCATACTGAAATCTGCACCAAGATTGAGCGCGATTTCCTGAAGAAACTCGAAGGCGGCTGTACGGCTCCCATCGGGGCTTTGGCAGAAATCATCGTGAATGACATCCGTTTTACGGGTGTTTTATGTTCGCTTGACGGAAAGGAAAAAATCAATATTGAAAAGACAATTGCAATAGATCATTATCACGATTTTGGAAGCGAATGTGCTGTCGAAATCCTGGAAAATGGAGGCGAGAA